Proteins encoded in a region of the Bradyrhizobium sp. CB3481 genome:
- a CDS encoding ABC transporter permease, with the protein MLALVSPALLVILALIVLPVGWLAWQSVYHDGFTLENYRRVFTEDVYWRTFALTFEISLAVTFIALLLGYPVAYLADSVPKGWSILILSLVVLPFWTSVLVRAYAWLALLQRTGVINQFLRYVDVISEPLALVHNTFGTVVATVHILLPFMVLPLYATMQKIPNDLMQAGASLGASPSLTFMRVFLPLSLPGVLAGCTMVFVLCLGFYITPELLGGGRTVMVSMLVSRNVELYNQFGAASAVAVVLLLSVLAIFFVVSRFISLDRVLGQK; encoded by the coding sequence ATGCTGGCATTGGTGTCGCCGGCGCTGCTGGTGATCCTGGCCCTGATCGTGCTGCCGGTCGGCTGGCTCGCCTGGCAGTCGGTCTATCATGACGGCTTCACGCTGGAGAACTATCGCCGCGTCTTCACGGAAGACGTCTACTGGCGCACCTTTGCGCTGACCTTCGAGATCAGCCTCGCGGTCACCTTTATCGCGCTGCTGCTCGGCTATCCCGTGGCATATCTCGCCGATTCGGTGCCCAAGGGGTGGAGCATCCTGATCCTGTCGCTGGTGGTGCTGCCGTTCTGGACCAGCGTGCTGGTGCGCGCCTATGCCTGGCTGGCGCTGCTGCAGCGCACCGGCGTGATCAACCAGTTCCTGCGTTATGTCGATGTGATCTCCGAGCCGCTCGCGCTAGTCCACAATACGTTCGGCACGGTGGTCGCGACCGTGCACATCCTGCTGCCGTTCATGGTGTTGCCGCTCTATGCCACCATGCAGAAGATTCCGAACGATCTGATGCAGGCCGGTGCCAGCCTGGGCGCGAGCCCGTCGCTGACCTTCATGCGCGTGTTCCTGCCATTGTCGCTGCCGGGCGTGCTGGCCGGCTGCACCATGGTGTTCGTGCTGTGCCTCGGCTTCTACATCACGCCGGAATTGCTCGGCGGCGGACGCACCGTGATGGTGTCGATGCTGGTGAGCCGCAACGTCGAGCTCTACAACCAGTTTGGCGCGGCGAGCGCGGTTGCCGTGGTGCTGCTCCTGAGCGTGCTCGCGATCTTCTTCGTCGTCAGCCGCTTCATCTCCCTCGATCGCGTCTTGGGGCAGAAATGA
- a CDS encoding HAD family hydrolase — MSTQAAFSNFKVLTFDVVGTLIDFETGVLSAVRRISGKTPAELSDEQIFEPYKRGRDKHYERSSEAMFHVYRHLATELGLPADDAACDMFQLSVLRWGPFADSVEALKRLRTKFRLVAMTNADRVALSCYAHALGNPFDDTVCADDTGVAKPNPEFFAYNKGRQSAFGYKQSDILHVAQSQYHDIGIARKLGYKVCWIERRQGIAGFGGTPAVETLTKPDFHFPTLKALADTAIGPAA, encoded by the coding sequence ATGTCGACCCAAGCCGCGTTCAGCAATTTCAAGGTCCTCACCTTCGACGTCGTCGGCACCTTAATCGATTTCGAGACCGGCGTGCTCTCCGCGGTGCGCAGGATCTCGGGCAAGACGCCGGCCGAGCTCAGCGACGAGCAGATCTTCGAGCCTTACAAGCGCGGCCGCGACAAGCACTATGAGCGCTCCAGCGAGGCGATGTTCCACGTCTATCGCCATCTCGCCACGGAGCTAGGGCTACCCGCCGACGACGCTGCCTGCGATATGTTCCAGCTTTCGGTGCTGCGCTGGGGGCCGTTCGCGGATTCGGTCGAGGCGCTGAAACGCCTGCGCACAAAGTTCCGCCTGGTCGCGATGACCAATGCCGACCGCGTCGCGCTGTCCTGCTACGCGCACGCGCTCGGCAATCCCTTCGACGACACCGTCTGCGCCGACGATACCGGCGTGGCAAAACCCAATCCGGAATTCTTCGCCTACAACAAGGGCCGCCAGTCAGCCTTCGGCTACAAGCAGTCCGATATCCTGCACGTCGCGCAGAGCCAGTATCACGACATCGGGATCGCGCGGAAGCTCGGCTACAAGGTGTGCTGGATCGAGCGCCGTCAGGGCATCGCCGGCTTCGGCGGCACGCCGGCGGTGGAGACGCTGACCAAGCCGGACTTCCATTTCCCGACGCTGAAGGCGCTTGCCGACACTGCGATCGGTCCGGCGGCGTAA
- a CDS encoding ABC transporter permease, with translation MMRASPARIALYVISALVLVYLIIPVLIIAPISFSSARFLTFPPPSFSLRWYQQYFSNPAWMQATRVTLTVALLTVVIATPFGVAAAYAVSQSKLRIMRLIHMALLLPLVVPIIITAVGIFFVYAKIGLVATMPGLVLANVMLGLPYVVISVLAGLQSFDPAQEMVARSLGMNRLRSFFAVTLPQIKSSVVAGGIFAFISAMDETIVALFISGGQYQPLTKRMFTALRDEIDPTIAAISTLMTAASFMLVLLASARQGKNA, from the coding sequence ATGATGCGCGCCTCGCCCGCACGGATTGCCCTCTACGTTATCAGCGCGCTGGTGCTGGTCTATTTGATCATCCCCGTTCTGATCATCGCGCCGATCTCGTTCTCCAGCGCGCGCTTTCTGACCTTCCCGCCGCCGTCCTTCTCGCTGCGCTGGTATCAGCAATACTTCTCAAATCCCGCCTGGATGCAGGCGACGCGGGTGACGCTGACGGTCGCGCTCCTCACCGTCGTGATCGCGACCCCGTTCGGCGTGGCCGCCGCCTATGCCGTCAGCCAGTCGAAGCTGCGGATCATGCGCCTCATCCACATGGCGCTGCTGCTGCCGTTGGTGGTGCCGATCATCATCACCGCGGTCGGCATCTTCTTCGTCTATGCCAAGATCGGCCTGGTCGCGACCATGCCCGGCCTCGTGCTGGCCAACGTAATGCTAGGCCTGCCCTATGTCGTCATCTCCGTCCTCGCGGGCCTGCAGAGCTTCGACCCCGCGCAGGAGATGGTGGCGCGCAGCCTCGGCATGAACCGCCTGCGCAGCTTCTTCGCGGTGACGCTGCCGCAGATCAAGTCCAGCGTGGTCGCCGGCGGTATCTTCGCCTTCATCTCGGCCATGGACGAGACCATCGTCGCGCTGTTCATCTCCGGCGGCCAGTACCAGCCCTTGACCAAACGGATGTTCACGGCATTACGCGACGAGATCGATCCGACCATCGCCGCCATCTCCACGCTGATGACTGCAGCCTCGTTCATGCTGGTTCTGCTCGCCAGCGCACGGCAGGGGAAGAATGCGTAG
- a CDS encoding ABC transporter substrate-binding protein yields MNMKRNFGVGCALLGAIGFATAADAAEQITFVSQGGAYQQAQTVAILDPSAKKLGITINQDSIPDAWPAIKTQVGSGKPIWDVVDTPTGNCLRGGEQGLMEKLDFSKIPNGAAMPEAYRSPYSVSYEFYSSVLSYSQKTFPKNAPNSWADFWDVRKFPGRRALRNHPFATLEAALMADGVAPDKLYPLDVDRAFKKLEEIKPHITVWWTSGAQSAQLLNDGEVDMEMAWNGRVSAVAKEGAKVAYTYNQGILQSTSLCILKGAPNLETAVKFLNEAVDPVHQANLPLHIDYGPGNPKAFETNVIKPERAAQLPSEPANAAMQALMSYAWWSSPAGEAAEKRWASFMQK; encoded by the coding sequence ATGAATATGAAGCGAAATTTTGGAGTGGGCTGCGCTCTGCTGGGCGCAATCGGATTTGCCACCGCGGCTGATGCGGCCGAGCAGATCACCTTCGTCTCGCAGGGCGGCGCCTATCAGCAGGCGCAGACGGTGGCGATCCTTGACCCCTCCGCCAAGAAACTCGGCATCACCATCAACCAGGACTCGATTCCCGACGCCTGGCCCGCGATCAAGACGCAGGTCGGCAGCGGCAAGCCGATCTGGGATGTCGTCGACACCCCGACCGGCAACTGCCTGCGCGGCGGCGAGCAGGGGCTGATGGAGAAGCTCGACTTTTCGAAGATTCCAAACGGCGCGGCGATGCCGGAGGCCTATCGCAGTCCCTATTCGGTGTCCTACGAGTTCTATTCCAGCGTGCTGTCCTACAGCCAGAAGACCTTCCCGAAGAACGCGCCGAACAGCTGGGCCGATTTCTGGGACGTCAGGAAATTCCCTGGTCGCCGCGCGCTGCGCAACCACCCGTTCGCGACGCTCGAGGCGGCGCTGATGGCCGACGGCGTCGCGCCCGACAAGCTCTACCCGCTCGACGTCGACCGCGCCTTCAAGAAGCTGGAAGAGATCAAGCCGCACATCACGGTGTGGTGGACCTCGGGCGCGCAGTCGGCGCAGCTGCTCAATGACGGCGAGGTCGACATGGAGATGGCCTGGAACGGCCGCGTCAGCGCGGTGGCCAAGGAAGGCGCAAAGGTCGCCTACACCTATAACCAGGGCATCCTGCAGAGCACTTCGCTCTGCATCCTCAAGGGCGCGCCGAATCTGGAAACCGCGGTGAAGTTCCTCAACGAGGCCGTCGATCCCGTTCATCAGGCCAATCTGCCGCTGCATATCGACTACGGCCCGGGCAATCCCAAGGCGTTCGAGACCAATGTGATCAAGCCCGAGCGCGCCGCGCAATTGCCGAGCGAGCCAGCCAATGCCGCCATGCAGGCGCTGATGTCCTATGCCTGGTGGTCCTCGCCCGCGGGCGAAGCCGCCGAGAAGCGCTGGGCGTCGTTCATGCAGAAGTAA
- a CDS encoding FAD-binding oxidoreductase, with the protein MTWNWRAMPSANSLWEATAEPARDYPVLSGEQQADVVIIGAGYTGLSAAHHIAKSGLSPVVLEANRPGWGASGRNGGVITAKFRLSFRDVDAVHGRAMARRMYEIAHESTDMVEELVSEFGITSANLTRTGQVKAAHNEMTLKAAIDEANWMTREMGSDAVRILDKNSVREETGSDAFVGGVLNPGSGGIHPLNYLLGLADGVARRGVPIFQQSPVIKLRRENGGILAETPQGAVRAKQAIIATNSYSDLTSATAHLQRTLIPFRSAMIATERLPGNLAGRLMPTGRTYTETKRMMRWFRMVDNRVIFGGRGAFGKQDSQAAFDALRNAMVGIFHDLADVPVAYKWSGLVAMTLDSVPHIGRLDDRTLFSVGYNGAGVAMASLMGRYLAAFVRGETPDVGLLDARRMKAIPFYPLREPAVRMVAGWYQFLDAIGQ; encoded by the coding sequence ATGACATGGAACTGGCGTGCGATGCCATCGGCCAATTCGCTGTGGGAAGCCACGGCGGAGCCGGCGCGCGACTATCCCGTGCTGTCGGGCGAGCAACAGGCGGATGTGGTGATCATCGGAGCCGGCTATACCGGCCTCTCCGCGGCGCACCACATCGCGAAGAGCGGCTTGTCACCCGTCGTGCTCGAGGCCAACCGTCCCGGATGGGGTGCGAGCGGGCGCAATGGCGGGGTGATCACCGCAAAGTTTCGCCTCTCGTTCCGCGACGTCGACGCCGTGCACGGCCGCGCTATGGCGCGGCGCATGTACGAGATCGCACATGAATCGACCGACATGGTCGAGGAGCTCGTCTCCGAGTTCGGCATCACCAGCGCGAATCTGACGCGCACTGGTCAGGTCAAGGCAGCCCACAACGAGATGACGTTGAAGGCCGCGATCGACGAAGCCAACTGGATGACGCGCGAGATGGGCTCGGACGCGGTCCGCATCCTCGACAAGAACAGCGTGCGCGAGGAGACCGGCTCCGACGCCTTCGTCGGCGGCGTGCTCAATCCTGGCTCGGGCGGCATCCATCCGCTGAACTATCTGCTCGGCCTCGCCGACGGCGTGGCGCGCCGCGGCGTGCCCATCTTCCAACAGTCGCCGGTCATCAAGCTGCGGCGCGAGAACGGCGGCATCCTCGCCGAGACGCCGCAAGGCGCCGTGCGCGCAAAACAGGCGATCATCGCCACCAACAGCTACTCCGACCTGACCAGTGCGACGGCGCATCTGCAGCGCACGCTGATCCCGTTTCGCAGCGCCATGATCGCAACCGAGCGGCTCCCCGGCAATCTCGCAGGGCGGCTGATGCCGACGGGGCGTACCTATACCGAGACCAAGCGCATGATGCGTTGGTTCCGCATGGTCGACAACCGCGTCATCTTCGGTGGCCGCGGCGCCTTCGGCAAGCAGGACTCTCAAGCCGCGTTCGACGCCTTGCGCAATGCGATGGTCGGCATCTTCCACGATCTCGCCGACGTTCCGGTCGCATACAAATGGTCGGGCCTCGTGGCGATGACGCTGGACTCGGTGCCGCATATCGGCAGGCTCGACGACCGCACGCTGTTCTCGGTCGGCTACAACGGCGCCGGCGTTGCGATGGCGAGCCTGATGGGCCGCTATCTCGCCGCCTTCGTGCGCGGCGAGACGCCCGACGTCGGCCTGCTCGATGCACGGCGCATGAAGGCGATTCCGTTCTATCCGCTGCGCGAGCCCGCCGTGCGCATGGTTGCCGGCTGGTACCAGTTTCTCGATGCGATCGGTCAGTGA
- a CDS encoding ABC transporter ATP-binding protein, with the protein MGKRAESVEIRSASKAYGAVRALDDVSLNVGAGEFVSLLGPSGSGKTTLLGILGGFILPTSGTIHFGGRDVTWMPPHKRDIGVVFQNYALFPHMSVGENVAFPLRARRLPKSSWPEKVRAALSMVGLAGYEARGIAQLSGGQRQRVALARAMIFEPRLILMDEPLSALDKQLRESMQIELRALHKRIGATIIYVTHDQREALTMSDRVAVMKDGRLIQIDEPARLHDHPADSFVASFIGEATMLPVRRVDASSVALGNALLRSARAIPDGDDLMLAVHSEKLLIDDGAQDAVCNRLTGTVTDIVYQGESLRIFLALADGIALSLRQPSYHQAYHRIPPLGGSLTVTLHPEDTIVVPRVGD; encoded by the coding sequence TTGGGCAAGCGAGCGGAAAGCGTCGAGATCAGGTCAGCCAGCAAGGCCTATGGCGCCGTTCGCGCCCTCGACGACGTTTCGCTCAATGTCGGCGCCGGTGAGTTCGTCTCGCTGCTCGGCCCCTCCGGCTCCGGCAAGACCACGCTGCTCGGCATTCTCGGCGGCTTCATCCTGCCGACGTCGGGCACCATTCACTTCGGCGGCCGCGACGTCACCTGGATGCCGCCGCACAAGCGCGATATCGGCGTGGTATTCCAGAACTACGCGCTGTTCCCGCATATGAGCGTCGGCGAGAACGTCGCCTTTCCCCTTCGCGCGCGGCGCCTGCCGAAATCCTCGTGGCCGGAGAAGGTGCGCGCGGCGCTCAGCATGGTCGGCCTCGCCGGCTATGAGGCGCGTGGCATCGCACAGCTCTCCGGCGGCCAGCGCCAGCGCGTGGCCCTCGCACGCGCCATGATCTTTGAGCCGCGCCTGATCCTGATGGACGAGCCGCTCTCCGCGCTCGACAAGCAACTGCGCGAATCCATGCAGATCGAGCTGCGCGCGCTGCACAAGCGTATCGGCGCCACCATTATTTACGTCACCCATGATCAGCGCGAGGCGCTGACCATGAGCGACCGCGTCGCCGTCATGAAGGATGGCCGGCTGATCCAGATCGACGAGCCGGCGCGGCTGCACGATCATCCGGCCGATTCTTTCGTCGCCAGCTTCATCGGGGAAGCGACGATGCTGCCGGTCCGCCGCGTCGATGCCTCAAGCGTCGCGCTCGGCAATGCCTTGCTGCGCAGCGCACGCGCCATTCCCGATGGCGATGACCTGATGCTGGCCGTGCACAGCGAGAAGCTGCTGATCGACGACGGCGCGCAGGATGCCGTCTGCAACCGGCTGACCGGGACCGTCACCGACATCGTCTACCAGGGCGAGAGCCTGCGCATTTTCCTCGCGCTCGCCGACGGCATCGCGCTCAGCCTGCGCCAGCCGAGCTACCACCAGGCCTATCACCGCATTCCGCCACTCGGCGGCAGCCTCACCGTCACGCTCCACCCCGAGGACACGATTGTCGTCCCCAGGGTGGGGGACTGA
- a CDS encoding methyltransferase, translated as MVAVVSQLDSNVPDAQALPPAGVPPHVQLIQMGVAIWQARAVYAAAELGIADILADGPCSVAELAVRTGTHAPSLFRLLRALASCGLIEETWNGQFMTTTLGDALREGAPGSARATILTIAGSWQWKAWDQFLQALRTGESGMKAAFGKDLFGFLADEPLHSARFNDAMIGMHGAVASAVAAACDFSQFKSIVDVGGGKGALLNAILKDQPQMRGILFDLPETARAAREFLASSGLDARCAFQGGNFFEHVPPGHDVYVLGHVLHDWNDDDSVTILRKCREAMSSEARLLIVEAVLPDGNTPHHGKLMDLLMLTVTGGVERSRGEFARILAKSGFALSQVHPTGTHQSVIEAIPT; from the coding sequence ATGGTGGCCGTCGTTTCCCAACTCGACAGCAATGTACCAGACGCGCAAGCACTTCCGCCGGCAGGTGTCCCCCCTCACGTTCAACTGATCCAGATGGGCGTGGCGATATGGCAAGCACGCGCCGTCTATGCTGCGGCCGAACTCGGGATCGCCGACATTCTGGCGGACGGACCGTGTTCGGTGGCTGAACTCGCAGTCAGAACCGGCACGCATGCCCCGTCGCTCTTCCGGCTGCTGCGGGCGCTGGCAAGCTGCGGCCTGATCGAGGAAACGTGGAATGGCCAGTTCATGACGACAACGCTCGGCGATGCGTTACGCGAGGGTGCGCCGGGCTCGGCACGCGCCACGATCCTGACGATTGCAGGCTCCTGGCAGTGGAAAGCCTGGGATCAGTTCCTGCAGGCGCTGCGAACGGGTGAATCGGGCATGAAGGCTGCGTTTGGAAAGGATCTGTTCGGCTTTCTTGCCGACGAGCCCCTACACAGCGCCCGCTTTAATGATGCGATGATCGGCATGCATGGAGCGGTCGCATCCGCTGTCGCCGCCGCCTGTGATTTTTCACAGTTCAAAAGCATCGTCGACGTCGGCGGTGGGAAGGGCGCGCTACTGAACGCCATCCTGAAGGATCAGCCACAAATGCGCGGGATCTTGTTCGACTTGCCGGAAACGGCGAGAGCCGCGCGCGAATTCCTCGCTTCCTCAGGGCTTGACGCACGCTGCGCGTTCCAGGGTGGAAACTTCTTCGAACATGTCCCGCCTGGCCATGATGTCTACGTGCTAGGGCACGTGCTGCACGATTGGAACGATGATGATTCCGTTACGATCCTGCGAAAATGCCGTGAGGCGATGTCTTCCGAAGCGCGATTGCTAATCGTTGAAGCCGTGTTGCCGGACGGAAACACGCCGCATCACGGAAAGCTCATGGACCTTCTGATGCTGACCGTCACTGGCGGTGTCGAGCGTAGTCGAGGTGAGTTCGCCCGAATTCTCGCGAAATCCGGCTTCGCACTTTCGCAGGTCCATCCAACAGGGACACATCAAAGCGTGATAGAAGCGATTCCTACTTAG
- a CDS encoding FAD-binding oxidoreductase, producing the protein MSHLQHVHAFRNLLDCGGVVDDPERIAAYTTDQRQLFTGSTLAVLRPATTEQVVAVVRLAGRLGIGVVPQGGNTSYCGGATPDASGRQIIVSLERMDKIRELDPVSMSISVDAGAILKNVQDAAATAGLLLPLSLGAEGSCRIGGNIGTNAGGLSVVRYGMTRDLLLGIEAVLSDGTVVSDMRKLRKNNTGYDIKQCFVGSEGTLGIVTGAVLRLAPMPTRRTTAWLKLSSGAPLAELLALVRRESAELLNTFEFMTARSIALATEAMTSPPSVRPGSGGAVLAEFASSSRHLDLDELMEAVLAEAIEAGWIEDAFLAQSGSQRTAMWRVRETIPEGEKRRNGGQARHFRTAFRHSALSGFSRLAGAVIRRRP; encoded by the coding sequence ATGTCCCACCTGCAACATGTTCACGCCTTTCGGAATCTCCTGGACTGCGGAGGCGTCGTTGATGATCCGGAGCGGATAGCCGCATATACGACAGATCAACGCCAGCTCTTCACAGGGTCCACGCTTGCCGTATTGAGGCCGGCGACGACGGAGCAGGTCGTCGCTGTCGTGCGGTTGGCGGGGCGACTAGGCATCGGTGTCGTTCCGCAGGGCGGCAATACCAGCTACTGCGGCGGTGCGACGCCGGACGCTTCCGGACGGCAGATCATCGTAAGCCTCGAGCGAATGGACAAAATCCGCGAGCTCGATCCCGTCTCCATGAGCATCTCTGTTGACGCTGGCGCCATCCTGAAAAATGTACAGGACGCTGCGGCAACGGCCGGGCTTCTGTTGCCGCTCAGCCTCGGCGCGGAAGGCAGTTGCCGGATCGGCGGCAACATCGGGACGAACGCTGGCGGGCTGTCAGTCGTTAGGTACGGGATGACTCGCGATCTGCTGCTCGGGATCGAGGCGGTCCTGTCGGACGGCACCGTGGTTTCGGACATGCGCAAACTGCGGAAGAATAATACGGGTTACGACATCAAGCAGTGCTTCGTCGGAAGCGAAGGAACTCTGGGCATCGTCACTGGCGCGGTATTGCGTCTCGCGCCCATGCCGACCCGCCGCACGACCGCCTGGCTCAAGCTCTCTAGTGGCGCGCCGCTCGCCGAGCTTCTCGCCCTGGTCCGTCGCGAATCCGCGGAGCTGCTGAACACGTTCGAATTCATGACGGCCCGATCGATCGCCCTCGCGACCGAAGCTATGACCAGCCCGCCCTCGGTCCGCCCCGGCTCGGGAGGCGCCGTACTCGCCGAGTTCGCCTCTTCCTCGCGCCATCTCGATCTCGACGAACTGATGGAAGCCGTTCTGGCCGAGGCCATCGAGGCCGGATGGATCGAGGACGCCTTTCTGGCCCAGAGCGGATCGCAGCGGACTGCGATGTGGCGGGTCCGCGAGACGATCCCCGAGGGCGAGAAGCGCCGGAATGGGGGTCAAGCACGACATTTCCGTACCGCTTTCCGCCATTCAGCGCTTTCTGGATTTAGCCGACTCGCAGGTGCGGTCATACGACGCCGACCTTGA
- a CDS encoding FAD-binding oxidoreductase, with product MSPHVERIHSDERLPAAADVVIVGGGILGSTAAYYLAKRRLSVALLEKGHIACEQSSRNWGWCRQQNRDRRELPLSVISMRLWDELTRDINRDLGFRRCGLVYATHDEAVLAGWERWREVAREYDVDTRMLSRAEVAERVPEARDKWVGGTYSERDGKAEPALAAPAIADAARVLGATIHQGCAARAFDSANGKIAGVHTEKGYIRTSAVLCAAGAWSSRFLRPLGISFPQASIRQTALRSTPTINIGEAVSTPYCTITRRLDGSYTLAISGKANLEITPQAIRYSREFMPQFLRRLKNVRLGVGQSFVSGPDSMPALLSNDDRIFEQNRVLDPPPLNWLVSQVVESVRKTFPQLGELEIDSAWGGFVDCTPDAVPVVSQVERVKGLVLAAGCSGHGFGLGPGLGYLAAELVVNDTPCVDPTPFRLSRLVDGSKLDIAAI from the coding sequence ATGTCGCCCCACGTCGAGCGCATTCACAGCGATGAGCGTCTTCCGGCCGCGGCCGACGTCGTTATCGTCGGCGGCGGCATCCTCGGCTCTACCGCCGCCTATTACCTGGCGAAGCGCCGCCTCTCTGTGGCGCTCCTCGAGAAGGGCCACATCGCCTGTGAACAATCGAGCCGAAACTGGGGTTGGTGCCGCCAGCAGAACCGCGACCGGCGCGAACTGCCGCTCTCGGTGATCTCCATGCGGCTGTGGGACGAACTCACGCGCGATATTAATCGGGACCTCGGCTTTCGACGCTGCGGTCTCGTCTATGCGACACACGACGAGGCTGTGCTCGCCGGCTGGGAACGGTGGCGCGAGGTCGCCAGGGAATACGACGTCGACACCCGCATGCTGAGCCGGGCGGAGGTGGCCGAGCGCGTCCCCGAAGCGCGCGACAAATGGGTCGGCGGGACCTATTCGGAGCGGGACGGTAAGGCTGAACCTGCGCTCGCCGCGCCGGCGATCGCCGATGCGGCCAGAGTTCTGGGCGCCACGATCCACCAGGGTTGCGCCGCGCGGGCGTTCGACTCGGCCAATGGCAAGATTGCGGGCGTACACACGGAAAAGGGCTATATCAGAACCAGCGCGGTGCTGTGCGCCGCCGGCGCCTGGTCCTCGCGCTTCCTTCGGCCGCTCGGGATCAGTTTCCCCCAAGCGAGCATCCGGCAGACCGCGCTGCGTTCTACCCCGACAATCAACATAGGCGAGGCGGTCTCCACACCCTACTGCACGATCACGCGCCGACTGGACGGCAGCTACACGCTCGCGATCAGCGGCAAGGCGAACCTCGAAATTACGCCTCAGGCTATCAGATATAGCCGGGAATTCATGCCGCAATTCTTGCGTCGCCTAAAGAACGTCAGGCTCGGCGTCGGCCAATCGTTCGTTTCGGGGCCGGATTCAATGCCGGCGTTGCTGAGCAACGACGATCGGATCTTCGAACAGAATCGCGTGCTGGATCCTCCGCCGTTGAATTGGCTGGTGAGCCAAGTGGTGGAGAGTGTCCGGAAAACCTTTCCCCAACTCGGCGAGCTAGAGATCGATAGCGCCTGGGGCGGCTTCGTCGATTGCACGCCGGACGCAGTGCCTGTGGTATCGCAGGTGGAACGGGTGAAAGGCCTGGTTCTCGCGGCGGGCTGCTCGGGTCACGGCTTCGGTTTGGGCCCGGGGCTCGGCTATCTGGCCGCAGAGCTTGTCGTCAACGATACGCCTTGCGTTGATCCCACACCATTCCGGCTGTCGCGTCTCGTCGACGGCTCGAAGCTGGACATCGCCGCCATCTGA
- a CDS encoding FAD-linked oxidase C-terminal domain-containing protein: MGVKHDISVPLSAIQRFLDLADSQVRSYDADLELSVYGHVGDGNLHYNVLVPPDVDRMEFTKRIESSLSLQLYDTAAALGGTFSAEHGVGRFKKHLLERYSDVGRIAAMRRIKTAFDPADIMNAGAIVCPLGEKSAVEP, encoded by the coding sequence ATGGGGGTCAAGCACGACATTTCCGTACCGCTTTCCGCCATTCAGCGCTTTCTGGATTTAGCCGACTCGCAGGTGCGGTCATACGACGCCGACCTTGAGCTGTCCGTCTACGGACACGTCGGCGACGGCAATCTGCACTACAACGTGCTCGTTCCGCCCGACGTCGACCGGATGGAGTTCACCAAACGGATCGAAAGCAGCCTGTCGCTGCAACTCTACGACACGGCGGCGGCGCTCGGCGGCACGTTCAGCGCGGAGCATGGCGTCGGTCGGTTCAAGAAGCACCTTCTGGAGCGGTACAGTGACGTTGGGCGTATCGCGGCGATGCGCCGGATCAAGACCGCCTTTGATCCGGCGGACATCATGAACGCCGGCGCGATCGTTTGCCCATTGGGAGAGAAGTCTGCCGTTGAACCATAG
- a CDS encoding LysR family transcriptional regulator translates to MPELRRMLPSSNALFVFDAAARNGSFTAAAAELNVTQPAVSRMLGQLEEHLGVRLFDRKAGRAVLTEEGELLYRRVLEGFRSIESGLVEIERRRKGTETVTLSVSSAFTTHWLMPRIDKLQKQFPQVDLRFQLISGALRGPVENVDLGMRFRDRDEPSSGGTLVMKEVMLPMCSPGYLGETDPAEGNTIIRLAETPGDWAADYASLLTGRRGVAKGLSFTDYAVVVQAALLGQGIALGWLTVTSHWLLTGALVPASDTLATTRRFCEFLPPRNRSMRPIAAEIRDWIIIQMRNEVTAIDRQYPRLGLMSACY, encoded by the coding sequence ATGCCCGAGCTGCGCCGGATGCTTCCTTCGAGTAATGCCCTGTTCGTCTTCGACGCAGCGGCGCGCAACGGCAGCTTCACCGCCGCCGCCGCAGAACTGAACGTCACGCAGCCGGCGGTGAGCCGCATGCTCGGCCAGCTCGAGGAGCATCTCGGCGTTCGCCTGTTCGATCGCAAGGCGGGCCGCGCCGTGCTCACCGAGGAAGGCGAGCTGCTCTATCGCCGGGTGCTGGAAGGCTTCCGCAGCATCGAGAGCGGGCTCGTCGAGATCGAGCGCCGCCGCAAGGGCACCGAGACGGTGACGCTGTCGGTCTCCTCCGCCTTCACCACGCACTGGCTGATGCCGCGCATCGACAAGCTGCAGAAGCAGTTTCCGCAAGTCGACCTCCGCTTCCAACTCATCTCCGGCGCGTTGCGCGGACCGGTGGAGAATGTCGATCTCGGCATGCGCTTCCGCGATCGCGACGAGCCGTCGTCCGGCGGCACGCTGGTGATGAAGGAGGTCATGCTCCCGATGTGCAGCCCTGGCTATCTCGGGGAGACCGATCCCGCTGAGGGCAACACCATCATCCGTCTCGCCGAGACGCCGGGTGACTGGGCCGCGGATTACGCATCGCTTCTGACCGGGCGCCGCGGCGTGGCCAAGGGGTTGAGCTTCACCGATTATGCCGTGGTGGTGCAGGCCGCCCTGCTCGGCCAGGGCATCGCGCTCGGCTGGCTGACGGTGACCTCGCATTGGCTTTTGACTGGCGCACTGGTGCCGGCCTCCGATACACTGGCCACCACGCGACGCTTCTGCGAGTTCTTGCCGCCCCGCAACCGGTCCATGCGGCCCATTGCCGCCGAGATCCGGGATTGGATCATCATACAGATGCGAAACGAAGTGACTGCAATCGACCGGCAATATCCGCGACTTGGATTGATGTCTGCCTGCTACTGA